A stretch of DNA from Nitrospira sp. KM1:
CTCCAGGCAAGCGAAGATTATCTGGCAACTGTCGCTGATATCAGCCGTCAGTTCGAAGTGGAGACAGAAAAAATCTTGCGACCCTTTGCTATTGTCTGAACAGAGGACACAAGGAGGATAACTATGACCGGTTACATTCCAGCGGTATTGAACGGACAAATCGACCAGATTCTCGACGAAGCGCTCCGTGGTTTCACCCGCGAATCCACATGGTCCCCTGCCAGCAACGTCTGGGAGGACGACAAGGGATTCTACGTGCAGCTCGCGCTGCCGGGCTGGGAACCGAAGGATGTTTCATTGGAAGTCGAGAAGCAAGTATTGACCGTCAAAGGAGCTCACAAGACGGAAGCTGATTCCACAAGAAAGGTTTACCAGTGGGAAACGGCTGCCGCACAGTTCTCCAAGCGGTATCGGCTCCCGGATTTTGCCAATCAGGAGCAGGCATCGGCTGTCCATAAGAACGGTATGCTGACGGTCTCGTTCCCGAAACGCGAGGAAGCCAAGCCTCGCCGGATTGAGATCCAGGGCTAACATGAGCCTAGCGGCCTCGTCCTCGCAGGATGGGGCCGCCCGCCTTACGTGGAGGTTGTCTTTCCTGCCTCTATTTGCTTCAACGAGAGTTCCGGAATCTTCCCGTCGATGGATATTCTGTCCGAATATCACCCCGATCTTTGAGTAACCGGGCTTCCTATGCATGGGATCTCTTCACAAAACTAGAGGAAGTGCATCATTGCGGAAAAGCTTCCGGCTGGGATGATAGCATTGGGCCCGAATATTGCTCCATTCGATTTGACGACAATGTAATCGTGATCAATAGAGGAGATGGAGATGATGGCTATGACAGGTCTCGATATTGCCGCCCTGGTCGCTGCGGTCGCCTTCGCTGCATTGGTCGGATTTCTCATTCCCGTACTCATCCGGCTGAAAAATACGGTGGCCGAATCCGAGCGGGTCATCGTGAAACTGAATGCTGATTTACCATTCATCCTCGGGGATTTGCGGGAAGTGACCGCACATGTGAGCGATATGACTGGCCAAGCCCGTGATGGTGTCGAGCACATGTCGCAGTTACTGCATAAAGCCGGTAGGGTCGGGGAGATGATCCAACAGGCGAATCGGGCTGTTGAAAATACTTCCAACCGCTTATTAAGTAATGCTGCCGGCATTATGGCAGGAGTCAGAGCAGGATTGACTGTCGTACGGCGGAGGATGTTTCTGGAAAGACTTGCTCATCCGCCGCTTCCATCGTTCGAGGTGCGCTCGACCCGCCCGCCAGCCGTTCCGACCGTTGTAGCGCCGACGCCCGTTGCTGATGTCCGTCCAGGAGCCCTTCAATAATATTAATAGGTTCGCAAAGCAGACTTCTGCAGACTCTTATCGGGAAGTGCTTCACCTCAAAGATTCTTTGCGGGACTCCCCGCTTATTCGGCAACGTGTCCGTTAGACGACACATTGCCCTTTAGTCCAACGAGGAGGGTGCATCGCTCTCCGTAATTGAGTGAACACGTCCAGATTGTTATCACCGGCCTATGGCGTCATCACGATCTTAATGCAGCCATCCTGTTTCTGAGCAAAGGTATCGAATCCTTTGGCGGCTTCATCGAGTTTCAATCGGTGGGTCACGACGAAACTGGGATCGATTTCGCCTTGAACGATTCGATCGAGCAGGGGACCAAAATACCGTTGCGTGTGTGTCTGCCCCGCCTTGATTGTCAAGGCCTTGTTCATCACTGCTCCCATGGGCATTTTATCGATGAATCCGCCATATACACCCGGCACCGAGACTGTTCCTCCGCTGCGGCAGACCATGACGGCCTGTCGCAGCGCCATCGGGCGGTCTGACTCAGACATCAAGGCCTGCTTCATCCGATCGTAGTAATACTCAAGGCCGGGTACATGGGCTTCCGAGCCGACCGCATCTATGCATGAATCCGGCCCTCGTCCGCCGGTCATTTGCATCAGCATGTCGAAGACGTCCGTCTCTTCATAGTTGATTGTATGGGCACGGCCATCGCTCGCCATGCGCAAGCGTTCCGGGATACGGTCGATGGCAATGACACGTTCCGCTCCAAGCAAAAATGCGCTCCGGATGGCGAATTGGCCCACTGGTCCGCAGCCCCAGACGGCGACGGTATCGCCGGGTGTGATCTGACAGTTTTCCGCCGCCATGTAGCCCGTCGGAAAGATGTCCGAGAGAAAAAGGACTTGCTCGTCTGCAAGGCCGTCAGGGATCTTCACCGTTCCGACATCGGCAAACGGCACTCGTGCGTACTCGGCTTGTCCCCCGGCAAAGCCGCCGGTTAAGTGTGAGTATCCGAAAATGCCGGCGGGAGAATGGCCGAACAATTTCTCGGCCATCCAGGCGTTCGGATTGGAATTCTCACAAAGCGAATACAGTTCCTTTTTGCAAAAGAAACACTTGCCGCATGAAATAGGAAACGCGACGACGACACGGTCTCCGACCCGTCGTTGCCGAACTTCGCTTCCCACTTCTACGATTTCACCCATGAACTCGTGCCCCATGATGTCGCCCTTTTCCATGGTCGGAATAAATCCGTTATACAGATGCAGATCGGATCCACAAATCGCCGTGGAGGTAATTCTGACAATCGCGTCACGGTCATTGAGAATCTGGGGATCAGGCACATCAACGACCTGGACGTTTCGTTTCCCATACCAGCAATTGGCTTTCATGGGCCTCTCCGTTAATGACCGGGTTTACTGGGGTTATGTAAATCTGTGTCTGTCGAGCTATGTTGTCAGTCAGGCTAACGTCCATATGCCAGCAGTTGGCCATGACCCGACGGTTGGCCATCCGTGGTGATGATTTCTCCGGCTTCCATCACCTGTTTGAATCGTCGCACATCGTCTTTCACGGTTTGAGCGGGTTCTTCCCCGAACAGGGCGGCGACACCCGCTCCCAGCGTTCCGGCAGGCGGACGGTACTCCATTTCAACCGAAACAAACGTTCCGCGACCGGCCGGCGCTTCATCGAAGCGGACACATCCTGAATGATCGACGTCCGCATTCTTCAACGTGCGCCAGGTAATCTGCCGGTCGGGACTGTCCTCCACGATTTCGGCGTCCCATTCGACTGTCGTGCCGGCAGGCCCGGCGACGGTCCAATGCGAGCGGTTTTCTCCGATCGACTTCACAGATTTGAGGTGCGACATGAAAAGGGGAAGATTTTCGAGATTGCGCCAGAAACGGTACAGATCTGCCGGCGACCGGTCGATAGCCGTGCTCACGCGAACTTGCACGACTCCGTCCTGCGTCGTGGATCCCCTCGACAGTTGCAGGGCGCACAGCACATCGAGAACCGTGGTCCCGACGACGGCCGTCGTCGCTGCCAGGACCTTGGCCCGGTCCGCACGGGGAGCAACGAGTGCCGCACTGAGACATGCCAGATCGACAGCGTCTCCGGTTACTCGAGACCACATGCCGACCTTGGGATCACCCTGGGTCAGAATTCCTATTCCGCTGATAATTTCCCGGAGCCCAAACGATCGGATCAGCATGCGATGATCAGGCCGAATTCCGATCAGCTTTGCAATGCCCCGCGGCCAAAGGAGTTCGGCCGTTCCGAGAGCAATGCCAAAGTATCCAAGTCCGTAGGCCAGTTGCTGTTCCTGACTCGCGCCTCGGCGGCTACCACGCTGTCGAGCCGAGATACACCTCTTATGAGCCGCGCGTGCGCTTTTATTTCCCGAGGCTCTCCCCTCCCTTTGACGAGGGTGTTCACTGTTTCCCTGGCCCGGGCCCTGTTGGACGTCTTCCATTGGCATTGTCTTCTCCTCTCAAGGTGTTGAACGTGTGTCTGCGATGTGCGGTACTTTGTGTGCGTTGGATCCGCACAACGGAACACTTGCATAACCGACGAAACGTATTATGGAGCAATAAACAGACCGAGAGGCCATTCAAGGGATGGAAGGTGCGAGGTTGTAGCGGCGAGCCTGTAAAGCGCCGTTTTACATGTCTTGATTAACAAGAAACGTTGCAACAAATGTCGACGACGTTTTGTCAGGCAGCGCAGGTTGTCTCTGGATAGCAGACAGAGGACAGATTGTCGTTGAGTGAAATCCTCCCACTGCAAAGTAAACAAGCGTCTCTCAGCTTATTGCCTGGGTAATTACGGTAGGTATGCGACGAGTCGACCGGAGCCGACGCTCTGTGCCAGGGCCTTTGATTTGCACGAGGACAATTAGCACGCAATGGTGAAGCGGACGACAAACCGGCTGCCGCCTCACTATCTCGGCGGAGTTCACAGGCGTGCCGTGCCTTATTCGGCACGGCGTGAACCTCAGAGGCTCAGCGTACGGCCCGGGCAAACGCCTGTTCTGACAGGCAGTGGGGTAGGTGGGTGGAAACAGAGAGTACGATTTGCCTCTTCGTTCGCTGCGGCCACGCCCGTGGAAGGGCGCGTCTTGGCGCGTAGGTTGGGGGGTGAGAACAGCAGCCTTTTTGAACATCCTGTGAGTTCTTGCGATCCGATCAGCGATCATTTCCGGCTCTGTGTTTCCCGGGGTCCAAAACAGTTTTTCAACGGCCTGCTAAGCGTGATCGGATGAATGTCTTATTGATCGATGGCAATGACTATGATCGCGAATATTTCAGGCATCGCCTGCTGCAATCGTCGTCTGAGTATGTGGTCACCGAAGCCAAAAGC
This window harbors:
- a CDS encoding Hsp20/alpha crystallin family protein, which translates into the protein MTGYIPAVLNGQIDQILDEALRGFTRESTWSPASNVWEDDKGFYVQLALPGWEPKDVSLEVEKQVLTVKGAHKTEADSTRKVYQWETAAAQFSKRYRLPDFANQEQASAVHKNGMLTVSFPKREEAKPRRIEIQG
- a CDS encoding DUF948 domain-containing protein, with product MMAMTGLDIAALVAAVAFAALVGFLIPVLIRLKNTVAESERVIVKLNADLPFILGDLREVTAHVSDMTGQARDGVEHMSQLLHKAGRVGEMIQQANRAVENTSNRLLSNAAGIMAGVRAGLTVVRRRMFLERLAHPPLPSFEVRSTRPPAVPTVVAPTPVADVRPGALQ
- a CDS encoding zinc-dependent alcohol dehydrogenase, with protein sequence MKANCWYGKRNVQVVDVPDPQILNDRDAIVRITSTAICGSDLHLYNGFIPTMEKGDIMGHEFMGEIVEVGSEVRQRRVGDRVVVAFPISCGKCFFCKKELYSLCENSNPNAWMAEKLFGHSPAGIFGYSHLTGGFAGGQAEYARVPFADVGTVKIPDGLADEQVLFLSDIFPTGYMAAENCQITPGDTVAVWGCGPVGQFAIRSAFLLGAERVIAIDRIPERLRMASDGRAHTINYEETDVFDMLMQMTGGRGPDSCIDAVGSEAHVPGLEYYYDRMKQALMSESDRPMALRQAVMVCRSGGTVSVPGVYGGFIDKMPMGAVMNKALTIKAGQTHTQRYFGPLLDRIVQGEIDPSFVVTHRLKLDEAAKGFDTFAQKQDGCIKIVMTP
- a CDS encoding SRPBCC family protein: MPMEDVQQGPGQGNSEHPRQREGRASGNKSARAAHKRCISARQRGSRRGASQEQQLAYGLGYFGIALGTAELLWPRGIAKLIGIRPDHRMLIRSFGLREIISGIGILTQGDPKVGMWSRVTGDAVDLACLSAALVAPRADRAKVLAATTAVVGTTVLDVLCALQLSRGSTTQDGVVQVRVSTAIDRSPADLYRFWRNLENLPLFMSHLKSVKSIGENRSHWTVAGPAGTTVEWDAEIVEDSPDRQITWRTLKNADVDHSGCVRFDEAPAGRGTFVSVEMEYRPPAGTLGAGVAALFGEEPAQTVKDDVRRFKQVMEAGEIITTDGQPSGHGQLLAYGR